ATGACGGGATTGCGCTCGCGGAAGGGTTTCACTTGTCATACCCCGGCTGGTTGCATCGTGATCCGCCGACCTTGAGTCCTTGGGGGCCGGTCAGGTCGAGGGGGGTCTCGGGAAGGATCGTGATGCCGAGGAGCTTGACCTCGGGGATCGTGATCCGTCCGTTGATCTCGCACAGGTAGAAGTTGAACTCGCTGCCGGTGGACGCCGCGGTGCCGATCTTGCTCAGCTTGATCGGCAGGATCTGGATCGAGCTCGAGACCGTCTTGAGGTTCTTCTTGGACGACAGGTTCTTGGTCAGGGCCCGCAGCTGCTTGATGTCCTCGGTGAGCGCCGGACGGCCCTGGACCAACAGGTCCGAGGTCTCGTCGGTCAGGTCCGAGATCGAGTCGACCGAGTCGAGGATCGCGTTGCGGTCGTCCTTCAGGCCGGTGACGAACTGCTGCAGCGTGTCGATGGTCTCGGTCAGCTCCTTGTCCCGGCTGCCCACGGTGTCCAGGACGTCGCTGAGGTTGACGATGACGTCCCCGATCAGCTTGTCGCGGTCCGCGAGGGTGCTGGTCAGCGAGGACGTGCGGGCCAGGAGGCTCTCGACGTTGCCGCTCTCGCCCTGCAGGGTCTGGATGATCTCGTACGCGAACTTGTTGGTGTCCTCGGGCGACAGGGCCTGGAACACCGGCTTGAAACCGTTGAGCAGGACGTTGAGGTCCAAGGCCTCCTTCGTGCGCTCCATCGGGATCGTGCTGCCGGCCTTGAGGATCGTCTTGGCGCCCTGCGAGCCCTGGGTGAGGGCGATGTAGCGCTGCCCCACGAGGTTTCGGAACTTGATCGTCGCATTCGTGTTGCCGGTCAGCGGCACGTCGGACTCCACGCCGAAGGTCACGAGCGCCTTGTCGCGGTCGACGATCTCGACCTTGCTGACCGAGCCGACGGCCACACCCGCGATGCGGACGTCGTCGCCCTTGGCCATGCCGGTCACGTCACCGAAGACCGCCTTGTACTCCTTGCGCTCACCGAACGAGCCGTTGCTCAGGGTCAGCGCGAGGATCAGCGTCGCGACGCCGGTGAAGGCGAAGAAGAACCCGAGCTTCAGGGCGGCGCCCATGGACTCCCTGTCGATCTGCTTCACTTCGCGCTCACCTCCGTCCCACGCAGCAGCGGGCCGACGAGCAGCGAGCCGACGTCCGGGACGTCAGCGGCCTTCGTGCCGGTCATCGAGGCGATCAGCAGGTCGAGCTGTGCACGCTCGTCGGCCGAGTCGGTCGCGCCGATGCTCGGCTGCACGAGGTCCTGCAGGTCGAGGCTGGACGCCGCGGGGCGGTTCTTCGCGAAGTCCCCGTCGGGTCCGACCGAGCCGAACTTGGTGTGGGCCCGCTTGACGCCCACGAGGCGGTAGACCTCGGCCGGGATCTTGAACGGGTTCTTCTGCGACGACAGCGCCTCCTGCTGGGCGCGGCCCTTGTTGATCTCGTTGAGGTCGATGCACGAGGGTGACGCCGCGTTGCGTGCGTTGATCTCCGACCCGCTCTTGGCACCGGGCTCCTGG
Above is a genomic segment from Aeromicrobium chenweiae containing:
- a CDS encoding MCE family protein, with the translated sequence MKQIDRESMGAALKLGFFFAFTGVATLILALTLSNGSFGERKEYKAVFGDVTGMAKGDDVRIAGVAVGSVSKVEIVDRDKALVTFGVESDVPLTGNTNATIKFRNLVGQRYIALTQGSQGAKTILKAGSTIPMERTKEALDLNVLLNGFKPVFQALSPEDTNKFAYEIIQTLQGESGNVESLLARTSSLTSTLADRDKLIGDVIVNLSDVLDTVGSRDKELTETIDTLQQFVTGLKDDRNAILDSVDSISDLTDETSDLLVQGRPALTEDIKQLRALTKNLSSKKNLKTVSSSIQILPIKLSKIGTAASTGSEFNFYLCEINGRITIPEVKLLGITILPETPLDLTGPQGLKVGGSRCNQPGYDK